TTTCCCATTTGGTTTTAATGAGTGATGAATGCGATTCTGAAGCCTCACTATTTTTACCTGTCTTTGTTGCACTAAAAGGTAAAATGTTATTTGTTTTCCGGGCATGATTGATCCATGATCCTGAAATTGAATCCCCGGTTTTTTTACACTTGAATTCCGAATCGAAGACAGGCATTTTAAAACTCAGCGAATCTTTTGTTTCAGAAACCTGGCTTATTGTTATGCTCTCTTCGCCGTTATGAATAATAATTTGCTTCCCCGCTTTTGTGTTTAAAATTCCGAGGTCGAAATACAGAAGAGTACTGTCGTTTAATTTCAATTTTCCCAGCCACATAGTTTCCACCGGTTTTTTTTCAGTTGTGTTTTGCTGAGCGCTTATGCTGTAGTATAGCAACAGGCCCGACAGAAGGGTGATGGTTCTCATTTTGTTCATTTGCTTCTTTTAATAAATTTTATTCCGAAAACTAAACATTAAATTTTATTCCCTGTGCCAAAGGCAATTCCGTTCCGTAATTGATTGTATTGGTCTGCCTGCGCATATAGGCCTTCCAGGCATCGGAACCCGACTCGCGTCCGCCGCCGGTATCTTTCTCGCCGCCAAATGCCCCTCCTATTTCTGCACCAGAGGTCCCGATATTTACATTGGCAATCCCGCAATCCGAGCCTTCCGGAGAAAGGAATTTTTCAGTTTCCAGTATATTTCCGGAGAATATGGAGGATGACAATCCCTGCGGCACATCATTTTGCATTTGTATGGCCTCTTCAATTTTTGAATATTTCATTAAATACAATATCGGCGCAAATGTTTCTTCCTGAACTTTTTTATAGTAATTTTTTGCTTCAATGATACAGGGTGTTACGTAACAACCCGATTCAAAATCCTTACCTTTCAAAATCTCCCCGCCGCAAACTACTTTTCCTCCTTCAGCCTTCACTTCCTTTATCGCTTCCTCAAACATACGAACCGCCTGCTTATCAATAAGCGGTCCCACCATCGTTCCGTTTTCGAGCGGATGACCGATACGTATCTGTGAATAGGCTTTCTCTAATTTTTCTTTAAAGGCGGTGTAAATGCTGTCTTTTATTATCAACCTGCGCGTAGTTGTACAGCGCTGACCCGCAGTGCCTGCTGCACCAAACAATACGGCTCTCAGCGCCATGTCCAGGTCCGCATGTTCGGTAATGATAATGGCATTATTTCCGCCCAATTCCAGTAAAGAACGGCCCAGGCGCTGCGCAACTGTTGTTCCCACGTTGATTCCCATACGTGTTGAACCGGTAGCCGATACAAGCGGAATGCGCTTATCCTTACACATCAATTCCCCTATATGCGAATTACCAATAATTAAATTTACAACTCCTTCGGGCACGTCATTTCGTTTTAATACTCCGGCAATTATATTTTGACAAGCGATGCCGCATAATGGTGTTTTCTCAGAAGGTTTCCAAACCACCACATCACCGCATATAAGTGCCAACATGGCGTTCCAGCTCCATACGGCGACAGGAAAATTAAAGGCTGATATTATTCCAACAATGCCAAGCGGGTGCCATTGTTCATACATACGGTGCTTAGGCCGTTCGGAATGCATGGTTAAACCGTACAACTGGCGGGACAACCCAACCGCGAAATCACATATATCGATCATTTCCTGCACTTCACCCAGACCTTCCTGATATATCTTTCCCGTTTCATACGACACCAATTTTCCCAAGGCTTCTTTATTTCTTCTTAATTCCTCCGCCATTTGCCTTACAATTTCTCCGCGCGCCGGAGCCGGGATCAGCCTCCAGGTAACAAAAGCCCCTTCCGCGACTTTCATCATTTTCTCATAATCAATTTTTGTTGCCTGGTTCACAATACCTATCAACTCTCCATCGGACGGAGAATAAGAATCGATACGGTCGCCCTTTGTATCGTACCATTTTACACCTGTACTTATCCCCTTATTGAGGCGTTTCAAACCAAGCTCCTGCAGAGCTTGTGCAATTCCATATTTATCCTTTGCTGCCATATTTCTATTTGCTTTGAACGGGTTGACCCGCGATGATCTTTTTTAATTCCATGTAGCCTTGTTGTGCCTGCTGGTGGTCGGGTTTGAGCTCAAGTGTTTTCCCCCATGCCTGCAACGCCTTCTGGTAATCATTAATGGTGAAGTATGCCCCGCCAATGTTATACCAGATCTCCGGGTTATTTGGAGCGATCTGTTTTGCTTTTTCCATTTCGGCAATGGCTTCCATTACCTTTTGGTTCTTGCCCAGGTCGAGTCCACGGTTCAGATAACCAGTGGCGAGAATATCCTTATACCTTGGTATATCAGGGTAATGCGGATAATATACTTCCACCATATCCCAGTTGGCTTTTGTTTTTTCCAGGTCATCCAATTTGTAATAAGCCAAACCACGATTTATGTAGCTTGTTACATAACGGGGGTGTATGGCAATCGCTTTATCAAGATACCCGATCGCTTTCGCGAGCAACTCCTTTTGCTTTGCTTTGTTCTCCGGACGTTCCGAAAGATCAATGTAGCGTGCGCCTGCATTACCATTAGCTAAAGTACTACCGGGAACTGTTTTTACATCTTTTGTGAATAATGTTATGTCATTTTTCCATTCCGCATTGCGCTCAATGGTTTTGAAAGCGCTCGCTACAATAACTATAACAAGAAGTCCCAACAGGACTATGCGTCGTGAAGCATCGGTTATCCGCATTTTTTCAACCCCTTTTACCAGCAGGAAAGCGAGAGCTATAACAAAACCAACAGAAGAATGATAGATCAGGCGCTCGCCCATGGTAGCGCCGATGTTCAAAAAAATATTGCAGACCAGAAATAAATTCATCAGGTAAAATGCAATAGCGAAAGACAATACATGCCGCTTCTTAAAAAGCTTTATCCCCGCGATAATCATTCCTACGTGAACAATTAGCGAAAGCCAAACGATCGGATTGGCAAAATCCTTGTAAGGAATAGCGTTGTATGAATAGTCCGCCGACAATGGATGGGGGAATATCAATAGTTTAAGGTAGTTGAGTGTGGTGGATATCTCTGTGGCGATTTTCTGCGCTTTGGTGGCAAATAAATACGGGTTGTTCAACACCTCATTGTCAGGAACATTTGCTTTCAGCACCACGATAGAAAGACGGATCACAAGGTAAATAACCACCACAAGGGTATATGGCAGAAACGCCTTTATGCCGTTTTTAAACGAATGGTTTTTGAAGAGATAAAAGGCAAGCGGAAGCAGGACGATGAGTGTGATGGCATATTCCTTTGATAATAGGGCGAGAAAGAAACACAACAAAGCTTTAAGCAAGGTTGCTTTTTTATTATCATCCTTATACCGGAAGGCATAAATAAAAGTCAAGCAAATAAAGAGCAGGGACATGATCTCGTCACGACTTTTCACATTAGCCACTACCTCTGTGTGGAGCGGATGAATGGTAAACAAAAGTGCGGCAATAAAAGCGATGTCCGGCTCCAGCGGGAAAACAATATTTCTTAAAAAGTAAAGCAATATTATAACGGAAAGAATGTATATCAATACATTTATAACATGTCGGACATGCATACCATATATCGCGCAATCCATTTCATTCCACAGGCTGTCACCGTTCAGATCCTCTTCAACATCCGTTTTCCCGTTCCCGTTTTTATCCCAGCAATTGGGAATTGCTTTTCCGTCGGGATTGGTGCCCATAAATTGTTGCTCAATGGCGAAAGTAACGATTGACAAAGGACGATAACGACCGCCTGAAAGCTGATCCTTAGCATTCATCGACCGATAAAAACTATCATAAGCATCTTTGCTTAATATTTTCGGAATGCCTTTTATTCCCTGCTGAACATATTCATTTTTTATGATAACTATACCATCATCTAACGCGAACTCATTAAAAAATGAATTGAAGTAAAATACAAACCCGATTATCGATAGTATGATGGCCTGCGCGCGAAAGCCGGAAAACGAGAACAAAGAAGATGGCTGTAACGGAAGCCGGGCCTCTGTAACTCTTTCTTCTTTAGCCGGTTTTGGTTTGTTACTATGTTTGGCCATTGGGTTACAAAATTACATTTTTTACCGCCTTAATTGCTACCTTTGCCTTTAATTTTTTGACTCTTGAAATGGTTCTCCTCATACTCCTTTCGCCTTTTATTATCGGGGCTTGCCGCAATTTTACTCAGTTATGTATTTCACGGACCATCCAATACGGATCACACTCCTGAGCTTCAAAAATTTGAATCCGTTTTGCATAAAAAAGAGTTGCAGCTCGAACACGAGTTAGCGGTGCTGGCCGACCGGGCTTCGAAAGAAAGCTACACCCGTTTATTCACCGAAAAACCCGAATACTACAATAAACTTTATAAGGAGTTTGGTTATGTACTGTTGATCTATGAGAACGACACCTTAAAATTCTGGTCCGACAATTCAGCTGCAGTAGAAAACCAGATGAAAACAGTTTGCCTTGATGACAAGCTGGCCCGGCTGCGCAACGGCTGGTTCGAAGTTATCCGTACAAAATCATCCGCGTCTACCAAAAACTGTATCGGACTATTCCTGATCAAAACCGATTACCCTTATCAGAACGATTATCTCCTTAACAAATTTCAAAAACAGTTCTCATTGTCCAGCGATACACGCCTTTTAAAAGGCAACAGCGCTGATGTGCTTGCTGTTCATGACCATTCCGGAAATTACCTGTTCACGTTAAAGTTCAATGAAAGCAACGAAGCTGCTTTCATGGTATACAGCTGGCCGATAGTTCTGGAGCTTACCGGCCTTCTTCTGCTTGTACTGGGACTCTGTTTATTATTTGATCCATCGCTGCATATCAATGTGTATAATCCCTTTAAAGCTCTGCCC
The Bacteroidota bacterium DNA segment above includes these coding regions:
- a CDS encoding aldehyde dehydrogenase family protein, encoding MAAKDKYGIAQALQELGLKRLNKGISTGVKWYDTKGDRIDSYSPSDGELIGIVNQATKIDYEKMMKVAEGAFVTWRLIPAPARGEIVRQMAEELRRNKEALGKLVSYETGKIYQEGLGEVQEMIDICDFAVGLSRQLYGLTMHSERPKHRMYEQWHPLGIVGIISAFNFPVAVWSWNAMLALICGDVVVWKPSEKTPLCGIACQNIIAGVLKRNDVPEGVVNLIIGNSHIGELMCKDKRIPLVSATGSTRMGINVGTTVAQRLGRSLLELGGNNAIIITEHADLDMALRAVLFGAAGTAGQRCTTTRRLIIKDSIYTAFKEKLEKAYSQIRIGHPLENGTMVGPLIDKQAVRMFEEAIKEVKAEGGKVVCGGEILKGKDFESGCYVTPCIIEAKNYYKKVQEETFAPILYLMKYSKIEEAIQMQNDVPQGLSSSIFSGNILETEKFLSPEGSDCGIANVNIGTSGAEIGGAFGGEKDTGGGRESGSDAWKAYMRRQTNTINYGTELPLAQGIKFNV
- a CDS encoding tetratricopeptide repeat protein — protein: MAKHSNKPKPAKEERVTEARLPLQPSSLFSFSGFRAQAIILSIIGFVFYFNSFFNEFALDDGIVIIKNEYVQQGIKGIPKILSKDAYDSFYRSMNAKDQLSGGRYRPLSIVTFAIEQQFMGTNPDGKAIPNCWDKNGNGKTDVEEDLNGDSLWNEMDCAIYGMHVRHVINVLIYILSVIILLYFLRNIVFPLEPDIAFIAALLFTIHPLHTEVVANVKSRDEIMSLLFICLTFIYAFRYKDDNKKATLLKALLCFFLALLSKEYAITLIVLLPLAFYLFKNHSFKNGIKAFLPYTLVVVIYLVIRLSIVVLKANVPDNEVLNNPYLFATKAQKIATEISTTLNYLKLLIFPHPLSADYSYNAIPYKDFANPIVWLSLIVHVGMIIAGIKLFKKRHVLSFAIAFYLMNLFLVCNIFLNIGATMGERLIYHSSVGFVIALAFLLVKGVEKMRITDASRRIVLLGLLVIVIVASAFKTIERNAEWKNDITLFTKDVKTVPGSTLANGNAGARYIDLSERPENKAKQKELLAKAIGYLDKAIAIHPRYVTSYINRGLAYYKLDDLEKTKANWDMVEVYYPHYPDIPRYKDILATGYLNRGLDLGKNQKVMEAIAEMEKAKQIAPNNPEIWYNIGGAYFTINDYQKALQAWGKTLELKPDHQQAQQGYMELKKIIAGQPVQSK